From the Lathyrus oleraceus cultivar Zhongwan6 chromosome 3, CAAS_Psat_ZW6_1.0, whole genome shotgun sequence genome, the window AAATCTGGTCTTTAGGAATTGTGTGTTAGTTGGTTAGTGGATAGCTAGTTTTTAGGAAAACTGGAAACAGCGGTTACACTTTGTAATGCCTACAAAAGGGACCTATTCTTATGAATAAAATTATCCAgtattttgtttcttttatatCAGTGGTATCCAGAGCCTCGTTACGTGAGAGGGATTGCAGTGAGAAAAAAAATACTGCGAGGGAGAGAACCAGGAAAAGCTGTAATTTTTTTCTCACAAATGACTTCAGAAAATGGCTTTGTGCAAGCAGCTATTCCACGCTTTGATGGTCACTATGACCATTGGAGCATGCTCATGGAGAACTTCTTGAGATCCAAAGAATACTGGACGGTTGTTGTTTCTGGCGTAGCAGAACCTGCAGCAGATGCTGAGTTGTCAGACGGGCAAAAGACGGAGCAGGAAGGACTAAAGCTGAAGGATCTCAAAGCAAAGAATTATCGTTTCCAAGCAATTGACCAATCAATTTTGGAAACCATTCTTTGCAAGGACACTGCAAATCATATTTGGGATTCCATGAAGAAGAAATACCAAGGTACAACAAGAACAAAGAGGCAGCAACTTCAATCACTTCGTTCGGAGTTTGAATTACTTCGAACGAAATCAGGAGAGTCAGTTACAGACTACTTTTCAAGAATGATGGCTATCGTTAATAAGATGCGGATTCATGGAGACAAGACAACAGATGTCACCGTTGTTGAGAAGATTCTTCGATCCTTGACACCAAAATTTAATTTTGTTGTCTGTTCGATAGAAGAAGCAAATGATGTGGATGAACTTTCAATTGATGAATTGCAAAGTTCCTTGTTGGTTCATGAGAAAAAAATTAACCAGCAGGAGAAAGAAGAACAAGCATTGAAGGCCGTATCCGAAAATCACACCATATCTAGTGGAGGTGATAAAGGACGAGATAGAGGAAGACATCGAGGCAGAGGAGGCAAAAATAACTATGATCGGGTGAACCAACAAAATTATCAGCATCAAGAAAGTTATTTTCAAGGAAGAGGAAGAGGACGTGGAGGCCATCAATTAACAAAGTCATTAAACAAGTCCAATATTGAATGCTACAGATGCCATAAGTATGGCCATTACAAGTCAGAATGCAGAACAAATTTGAGATATCAAAGAGGAGAAAAATCCAACTTTGCAGAAAGAGAGGAAGAGGTGTCTCTTCTAATGGTGTGTCACGTGAAGGAAGAAATTCAACCAAACTTGTGGTATTTGGATACTGGCTGCAGCAATCATATGTGTGGCGATAAGAAGGCATTCTCTGACTTAGACGAATCATTTCGCAACACTGTTAAATTTGGTGACAACTCTACTGTGTCTGTCATGGGAAAAGGAACAATTGGCATTCATACCAAAAAAGATTATGTTCAAACTATTTCTAATGTTCTTTTTGTTCCAGATTTGAAAACAAATTTACTATGTCAAAAATGGAGTTTGCAGAATTGAAGATGAAAAATTGGGTTTGATAGCTCAAGTGAACATGACAGCTAATAGAATGTTTCCATTGTATCTACAAGACAATACTCAATCATGTCTTTCTGCAAGGTTAAAAGAAAAGGAATGGCTTTGGCACTTTCGCTACGGGCATCTTAGTTTTGGTGGGTTAAATACTTTACAACAAAAGAATATGGTGACAGGTCTTCCTCAAATCACAATCCCCTCTGAAGTTTGTGAAGAGTGTGTCATTAGCAAACAACACCGGAATCAATTCCCACAAGGAAAATCATGGAGGGCAAAGGCTACACTAGAGCTTGTTCATTCAGATATATGCGGACCAATTACTCCATGTTCCAATGGAGGCAAGAGGTATATAATTACTTTCATTGATGATTTTAGTCGTAAAGTCTGGGTTTATTTCTTGCAAGAAAAATCTGAAGCATTTCTAGCATTTCAAAGCTATAAAGCATTGGTTGAAAAAGAGGTAGGCAGTCCAATCAAAGTTCTGCGCACAGATCGTGGTGGAGAATATTGTTCACATGAATTTGCAAATTTTTGTGAGACTCATGGAATCAAAAGGCAGCTTACAGCAACTTATACGCCCCAACAAAATGGCGTATGTGAGAGGAAAAATCGCACTATTATGAATATGGTGCGTAGCATTTTGTCAAGGAGTTGTATTCCAAAAAGTTTTTGGCCAGAAGCTGTCAACTGGAGCATACATGTACTGAACAAAAGTCCCACACTTGTTGTTCAAAATATGACACCGGAAGAAGCATGGAGCGGAAGAAAACCAGCTGTACACTATTTCCGAGTTTTTGGGTGTATCGCTTATGCTCATATTGCAGATCATAAGAGAAAAAAGCTATACAGCAAGGGAGAAAAATGCATATTTCTTGGTGCTAGCGATGCATCAAAAGCTTACAAATTATACAATCCAAGCACCAAGAAAATTGTCATTAGTCGTGATGTAGTCTTTGATGAAGAAGCAACCTGGTCATGGAAAGAAGATGAGGCTAAACAATATATCCCAATAGCCTGCGATGATAATGAGGAAAGGGAGAAACCTATGGAAAATGTGCAAGTAGTAGAAGGAAATAAGAATGTTCCTATAGCCGATCGAAGTCCACTTGTAGCGGAATCACAAAGGCCTCAATGTCATAGAAGAAGACCTGCATGGATGGAAGATTATGAGGTTACTGGAGTTGACCAAGGTGAGGATGTACTTACACATTTTGCTCTCTTTTTAGATTGTGATCCTACTACTTTTGAAGTTGCTATCAAGGAATCAAAATGGAAAAAGGCTATGGATGCAGAAATTGCATCAATAGAAAAAAATGATACTTGGGAGCTATGTGATCTACCAAATGGACAGGAAACCATTGGTGTGAAATGGGTTTTCAAAACAAAGCTAAATGAGAAGGGCGAAGTTGACAAGTATAAGGCTCGCTTGGTCGCCAAGGGATACAAGCAACGCTATGGGATTGATTACACAGAAGTTTTCTCTCCAGTTGCAAGGCATGACACAATCAGATTAGTGGTTGCATTAGTGGCACTACAATCTTGACAGATTTTCCAGCTTAATGTCAAAGCGGCATTCTTGCATGGATACTTGGAAGAACAGGTATATGTCGATCAACCTCCTGGCTATGTAAAGGTTGGATTAGAACATAAAGTTTATAAATTGAAGAAAGCTCTCTACGGACTAAAACAAACTCCCCGAGCTTGGTATAGTCGCATTGAAGCTTATTTTCTGAAAAAGGGTTTTCATAAATGTCCATATGAGCACACACTTTTTGTTAAAAGGGGAGATATCGAGAAAATGCTCATTGTgtgtttatatgttgatgatcTTATATTTACTGAAAATGATGATGCCATGATGAAAGAATTCAAGAAATCTATGATGAGTGAATTTGAAATGTCTGACCTTGGTATGATGCATTACTTCCTTGGCAAAGAAGTAGTGCAATCAACTTATGGGATCTTTATTTCCCAAAGGAAGTATGTGCAAGATATTTTGGACAAATTTAAAATGCAGGACTGTAATCCTGTAAGCACTCCAACCGAGTTTGGCTTGAAGCTAAACAAAGATCATGATGGAAAGAAAGTGGACAACACACTTTACAAGCAAATTGTTGGCAGCTTAATGTACGTAACAGCAACGAGGCCTGACATAATGTATTCTGTGAGCTTAATAAGCAGATATATGGAGAGTCCAACAGAAATGCATTTGTTAGCTGCCAAGAGAATTCTTCGTTATTTACAAGGAACTAAAGATTTTGGGTTGTTCTACAAGAAAGGTAAAAAGTTGGAATTATTCGGGTTTTCGGATAGTGATTATGCAGGAGATCAAGATGATAGAAGAAGCACATCTGACTATGCTTTCTTGTTGGGGACAAGGGTTGTTTCATGGTCTTCTAAGAAGCAACAAATTGTCACTCTGTCATCCACAGAAGCTGAATTCATTGCTGCAACAGCTTGTGCTTGTCAAGCTATTTGGTTGAGACGGATTCTTGAAGAGCTACGGTCAAAACAAGTTGAAGCTACCACAATTTTTTGTGACAACAACTCAACAATCAAACTTTCCAAGAATCCTGTACTACATGGTAGAAGTAAACACATTGATGTGAAATATTATTTTCTAAGAGATCTTAGCAATGATGGAACAATTAAATTGATTTATTGTAAGAGTGAAAATCAGGTTGCAGACATTTTGACCAAGCCCCTAAAGCCTGCTGCATTTTTCAAGCTTCGAAGTATGCTAGGAGTTTGTTCGGTAATGGAGACAAAATAAAGAAAGAAGTTGTTGCATTATGCTTGTTTCTAAATTGATAGTATCTGCAGATATCAGTTTAAGGGATGGTGTTaagatttatttatttatttatttgttttagAATTGTTTCTGTTTAAAACTAATGGCAGTTGCTAAAACCTGGTCTTTAGGAATTGTGTGTTAGTTGGTTAGTGGATAGCTAGTTTTTAGGAAAACTGGAAACAGCGGTTACACTTTGTAATGCCTACAAAAGGGACCTATTCTTATGAATAAAATTATCCAGTATTTTGTTTCTCTTATATCAGTTACTATAGCTCCGGATGTACCCTACTTGCTTAACACTCCACTTTTTATATTTGTTGTGTTATCTCTGATGAATTTGAGACTTTACACATAAGAGAGAGGGTGAATTGCGTGGTTCGAAAAAACGTGATTTTGAAAATCTTTGGGAAATAAAATTAGATTTTAAAAACATTTTTGAAAACTTAGCAGCGGaaaaataaaatgtgaaaaaaataAAATGCGGAATTTTAAAAGAGTTAAGGGAAAGAGATGAACACCATGATATATAGAGAATTGTTCAAACAAGAAAACGACTTACTCCTCTCCCCaagaattgatcttgagagtatccaataaatGTTGAGAGATTTTAGTAGAAAAGGCTCGCGAACTCCCTTATACAAGGAAATGATGGTTGAACTTAACCAAATATCACAAGACTTTGGAATATGATAGTTTGAGTCTTCTCTTCCAAATAGTGAATCCAAGTGGCTAGTCCTTTCTCCATAAACAAGGATCATAGAGCAGTTAATCTTCAAATTCCTTAAGTTTTGCGAGTTTTTACACTGGCTAACCTCACGAACCTTAAAACTTGATTTTACACAGGATAGTGAAAATGAAGATGATTCTGGCTATGATCCATTCCTAGGTTTGTATCAAAATACTTTCAAGATTTATTGATTCGACAAAAATGTTCAATACACTATTAATTTCAATACTATTACTGTTTTTGAAATACCAACACACCAATCAATTGAAGACTCAAGCCTTGATGAAGACGACACCTGCGAAAACCAACCCATCGGAAACAATGAAGGTATCCAACAATAATATCATTTGCATATACATACTTATTTCCTATACATGTCATATGCATGCATAAAAACTTCATTTTTatatgttatttttaatttattcCCACTATTAAACTCTGGTACAAATTATTATGATTTGGGAGATGCTATGATTAAATGTAGATATTATAAACTCACGATGTGGTATCAAGAAAGGATGAACAAACACAAGCATGCGAAAAATCCCAAATACTCTTTTGTACAAATTATTATGATTTGGGAGCTGCTATAGAAATTTCTAAGGTCTCTAAAGTCTGTACAACACCTTCAATCCAACTAGGAATTGTCATTATCCCGGGATTGGGCTTTTGTTGTACAATGACAAGTTTACCAATTGACAGTCTGAAATTCCAAGTATTCAACAACATACATTATGAAACAAGTACTTCAATTAGTTCATCACAAATGCTATTTCAGACATAAATCATTAAGTACTAGAAATATAAAATAATCACTTTCAATTCTTTGCCTGCAAACATAAAGCCGAAAACATTTTGAGAATCTGAAGCCTCTTGCTGTGAGATTCATTTCCTCCGATGCAATGCAATCAACTCCTTGACTTCCACGCTCTCCTCATCATCAAGCTTGCCATGTAAATAAAGGAAACTTTACTCTcaaacaattcatgaaaataaCAAACATTAATCGCAACAACTCATGAAAATAAATAATAGGAAACTAGCACAGCAAACCATTTACAACATACTAAACTAGGTGATGCCATTATAAGGTGTCATCGTTGTTGCTTATTTTACCTCCATTTCAGTGTTCTTAAAATCATACCAATTACAATACATTGTATATAGATTTTCAATTGCAGTTTAACTTTATGTCTTCAAACAAGAAAAAAGTTTAGGAGGTGAAACCAACACTTATTTGATacaaaataatataaaataaaatggaaaCAATTCTTGTGCACAACATAAAAAGCATTTGAACATTAGGTTTTGGGGGTGAGAATGAGATATCAAATTAAAAGGGGTAATGGAAGTGACAAAATGTTATATTTACCTTTAGGGTAAACAACTTCATTCCTTCATCATTCCTTTTTCAATTGTAATTGAAGTGATATTCATGCCAGCAATCATAGGCCAATACTCACCGGACTCAGGCTGATATTTTTGGAACAACTTAGGACAACCATGTATGAATAAATTTTCAAGGGAGGTGAGGTGATGGAAGTCACTAGGAAGACTCAACAGTTGAGGGCAGCGAGAAATCCAAAGTCTCTTAAGACGAGTCATTGCTGTTAGACACTCGGGAAGTGTTGTAAGATCGGGAAGGCCAAAAATGAATAAGTTCTCTAAAGTCTCTACAACACATTTAATCCAGCTAGGAATTGTCAGAATTCCTATGAGCATTGCAATTTCTAAACGTTTCATCAATAATTTTGGGATTGGGCTTTCGTTGTACAAAGACAAGTTTAGCATCCGGCAGTCTGAAATTGCAAGATCTTGTAATTTAGGAAAAATGAAGAGAGGTAAGGACTCTAGGCTACTACATGATCGAACATTCAATCTTTCAATAGAAGTGAGTTGTTGCGCCTCGTTGAACAGAAACTTCATATTGTGACACTTACTAAAGTATAAAACTTGAAGATCGTTCATGTTTGCAAGTTCTGTCAATGACATAACTGATTGCTTTGTGGTTACATACAACTCTCGAAGGCTAATCAACCACCCTAACCCTTCAGGCAATGTTTCAAGCTCTGTGCATCCCATGAGTTTCAAGACTTGCAAATTATGGAGTTTGCAAATAGATTGGGGAAGTCTTTTGATATTCGTATTATATGAAAAGTCAAGAACTCGCAAGTGCTCCAATTTAGCAATTGAACAAGGCAGTGTCTCAAAGGGAAAACAATATAAATCTAAATACCGTAAATATTTGTATTTTGATATCCATGTATCCAACAAAGTTTCGCTGTCAAAGCTCACCCCTTTGACGGGAAATAATATAGTTCTCAAACCTCTTGAGTTGGATAACAAAGCTTTATATGTAGAATTATTTTCAACGACTGATACATGTCTTACATGTTCAGGTATATTCCTAGTATGTGAGTCAACTGCTACACACTCTTCTTTTGCAACATACATAGCAAGATCATGAATCAAATCATGTACTTTGAATGTGACATAGGGGCCATTACTGTGAAAATCTTGAAGAAATGATCTAGAATTTAACTCTTGTATATATTCTCCTGCAATATCATTCAGTTGTTCATTTCTATTTTGAGATTGTACTAATCCATGAGCCATCCAAAGACGGGTAATATCACTAACAGAGAAGATATAATCTTTGGGATAAAGGGAAAAGTAAGCAAAACATTGTCTCAAATAAGACGGCATTTGATCATAGCTTAACTTTAGTGCAGGCAAAATATCATCTTTCTTTTGTTCTAAGTTCCATATCTCACAATCTCTCAGAGATGTCCACTTTTTTGCATCATATTTTGAGAACAATGAACTGCCTAATGTTCTGACAGCAAGTGGAACCCCTGCACATTTTTTCACTATTTCTTTTCCAATCTCCACAAGATCTGGATATTTAATTTC encodes:
- the LOC127126344 gene encoding putative disease resistance protein RGA3, which encodes MAESFLFDIATSLLGRLATYAYEEVSRAYGVYKDLQEFKDTLSIIRGLLLDAEYQKDQKHGLREWMRQIQNICYDAEDVFDGFEFQHKRKQVVQASNKTRTKVRHFFSSSNPIVLRPMTAHRIKEIRKRLDKVATDGNKFGLARIDVGPEPVFQRRELTHSHVDASSVIGRENDREEIIKLLMQPHPHGDGDKSMCIIPIVGIGGLGKTTLAKLVFNDKRMDELFQLKMWVCVSDDFDIMQIIIKIINSVSAFGPPSIPHQENINNLDTEQLLSRLRHKLSGQKFLLVLDDIWNNDRGKWIELIDLIDIGAAGSQIIVTTRSKSIAKMTGTLPSYVLSGLSQDDCFSLFVKWAFKEGEEIKYPDLVEIGKEIVKKCAGVPLAVRTLGSSLFSKYDAKKWTSLRDCEIWNLEQKKDDILPALKLSYDQMPSYLRQCFAYFSLYPKDYIFSVSDITRLWMAHGLVQSQNRNEQLNDIAGEYIQELNSRSFLQDFHSNGPYVTFKVHDLIHDLAMYVAKEECVAVDSHTRNIPEHVRHVSVVENNSTYKALLSNSRGLRTILFPVKGVSFDSETLLDTWISKYKYLRYLDLYCFPFETLPCSIAKLEHLRVLDFSYNTNIKRLPQSICKLHNLQVLKLMGCTELETLPEGLGWLISLRELYVTTKQSVMSLTELANMNDLQVLYFSKCHNMKFLFNEAQQLTSIERLNVRSCSSLESLPLFIFPKLQDLAISDCRMLNLSLYNESPIPKLLMKRLEIAMLIGILTIPSWIKCVVETLENLFIFGLPDLTTLPECLTAMTRLKRLWISRCPQLLSLPSDFHHLTSLENLFIHGCPKLFQKYQPESGEYWPMIAGMNITSITIEKGMMKE